One segment of Mycolicibacterium baixiangningiae DNA contains the following:
- a CDS encoding LysR family transcriptional regulator — MELDFTRLKYFVAVADELHFKRAADRLRITPPPLSKQIKLLERELGGALFERNYHEVRLTPLGERLVGPARDILRQVDDFKATAAQTLHGATTLRIGATAYAPSDLLGQVEAAVADLPNPSVFSVPGSAAEVIAKLVSGHLEIGVIHLPANDRRLAHRVIATYPGAVAVRFDDPLAAYDTVTVEQLRDREVVIDYARPNPVVLAALTRQLNARGVNRIVRTTNQRGGELEMAAQVSHRHLVAVLTYAPASAIGRIFSPPEFKLIPIDESTWPPAEIALAWARERSTSMPEIEQAVDRLAGAVATART; from the coding sequence TTGGAACTCGATTTCACGCGACTGAAGTATTTCGTCGCCGTCGCCGACGAACTCCACTTCAAGCGTGCGGCGGACCGGCTTCGGATCACGCCCCCACCGCTGAGTAAACAGATCAAACTGCTGGAGCGCGAACTCGGCGGCGCCCTGTTCGAGCGGAACTATCACGAAGTCCGGCTCACCCCGCTGGGTGAGCGGCTGGTCGGTCCGGCCCGCGACATCCTCAGACAGGTCGACGACTTCAAGGCGACGGCGGCCCAGACCCTGCACGGTGCGACGACGCTGCGGATCGGCGCGACGGCGTACGCGCCGTCGGACCTGCTCGGCCAGGTGGAGGCGGCCGTCGCCGACCTGCCGAACCCGTCGGTGTTCAGCGTTCCCGGGTCGGCCGCCGAGGTCATCGCCAAACTGGTGTCCGGGCACCTCGAGATCGGCGTCATCCACCTCCCCGCGAACGACAGACGCCTGGCGCACCGGGTCATCGCCACCTATCCCGGTGCAGTGGCGGTCCGGTTCGACGATCCGCTCGCCGCCTACGACACCGTGACGGTCGAGCAGCTGCGGGACCGTGAGGTGGTGATCGACTACGCCCGTCCCAACCCGGTGGTGTTGGCCGCCCTGACCCGGCAACTCAACGCCCGCGGTGTGAACCGGATCGTCCGCACGACGAATCAGCGTGGCGGCGAACTGGAGATGGCGGCGCAGGTGTCGCACCGGCACCTGGTGGCCGTCCTGACGTACGCGCCTGCCTCGGCGATCGGCCGGATCTTCTCGCCACCGGAGTTCAAACTCATCCCGATCGACGAAAGCACCTGGCCGCCGGCCGAGATCGCGCTGGCGTGGGCGCGTGAGCGGTCGACGTCGATGCCGGAGATCGAGCAGGCAGTGGACCGGCTGGCGGGTGCGGTGGCGACGGCGCGCACCTGA
- the ureC gene encoding urease subunit alpha, translated as MTTIDRQSYARVFGPTKGDRVRLADSDLFVEVEHDHTIPGYELLSGAGKSVRDGEGYRPATKVSDGALDYVIMNALIIDAVSGIIKADIGIRDGRIVGIGKAGNPDVMPGITEGMVVGTATTPIPAEGMIVTAGAIETHAHLISPQQTEHALSTGTTTLIGGSLGPTFEVATGGPRNLGLFLKAGEYTPMNYVPFGRGSSDPAAVLEMVAAGAGAVKIHEDFGASPAIIDKTLVAADSADFAVHLHTDSINEFGFSETTMATIGDRTIHLYHIEGAGGGHAPDLIRCVSYDNVIPGTTNPTNPYTLGGLDEGVPMTMLAHLMNWEAPEDIAFAEARIRPQTMVAEDFLHDMGAISIFGSDTQGMGRVAENIANCWQLAAVMKDRIGRLPEETTAAADNERVKRYIAKLTINPAISVGADAHIGSVEVGKVADLVIWQPAFFGVKPKTVLKNGFIAWAALGDAAGSISSSEPVIQRPNWGALGDAAAELGFVFMSSLAVDAGVPQRLGLRKNVLPIKSVRGLRKSDMIRNSALPHVEVDPRTFDVRADGELLTAEPAVTVPFSRRYLLR; from the coding sequence GTGACCACGATCGACCGGCAGTCCTACGCGCGGGTGTTCGGGCCGACGAAGGGGGACCGGGTCAGGCTCGCGGACTCGGACCTGTTCGTCGAGGTCGAACACGACCACACGATCCCCGGATACGAACTGCTCAGCGGGGCAGGTAAGTCCGTACGCGACGGCGAGGGCTACCGGCCGGCGACCAAGGTGTCAGACGGCGCGCTGGACTACGTCATCATGAATGCGTTGATCATCGACGCGGTCAGCGGAATCATCAAGGCCGACATCGGTATCCGCGACGGCCGGATCGTCGGCATCGGCAAGGCCGGCAATCCCGACGTCATGCCGGGAATCACCGAGGGGATGGTCGTCGGCACCGCCACCACACCGATTCCGGCCGAAGGCATGATCGTCACCGCCGGCGCCATCGAGACGCACGCCCACCTGATCTCGCCCCAGCAGACCGAGCACGCGTTGTCGACCGGCACCACCACGCTGATCGGTGGCTCGCTGGGCCCCACCTTCGAGGTGGCCACGGGCGGGCCGCGCAACCTCGGACTGTTCCTCAAGGCCGGCGAGTACACGCCGATGAACTACGTTCCGTTCGGGCGCGGCTCGTCGGATCCGGCTGCGGTGCTGGAGATGGTGGCCGCCGGGGCGGGTGCGGTGAAGATCCACGAGGACTTCGGTGCGTCACCGGCGATCATCGACAAGACCCTCGTGGCAGCGGATTCCGCCGACTTCGCCGTGCACCTGCACACCGATTCGATCAACGAGTTCGGGTTCTCCGAGACGACGATGGCCACCATCGGCGACCGCACGATCCACCTCTACCACATCGAGGGGGCGGGCGGCGGCCACGCGCCCGACCTGATCCGCTGCGTCAGCTACGACAACGTCATTCCCGGCACCACGAACCCCACCAACCCCTACACGCTCGGTGGCCTCGACGAGGGCGTGCCGATGACGATGCTGGCGCACCTGATGAATTGGGAAGCGCCGGAGGACATCGCGTTCGCCGAGGCCCGGATCCGGCCGCAGACCATGGTGGCCGAGGACTTCCTGCACGATATGGGTGCCATCTCGATCTTCGGCAGCGACACCCAGGGCATGGGCCGGGTCGCCGAGAACATCGCCAACTGCTGGCAGCTCGCGGCGGTGATGAAGGACCGGATAGGGCGGCTGCCCGAAGAGACCACGGCCGCGGCCGACAACGAACGCGTCAAGCGCTATATCGCGAAACTGACCATCAACCCGGCGATTTCGGTCGGCGCCGATGCGCACATCGGGTCGGTCGAAGTCGGCAAGGTCGCCGATCTGGTCATCTGGCAGCCCGCGTTCTTCGGCGTCAAACCCAAGACGGTGCTCAAGAACGGGTTCATCGCGTGGGCGGCGCTCGGCGACGCGGCCGGGTCCATCTCGTCGTCGGAGCCGGTGATCCAGCGACCGAACTGGGGCGCCCTCGGCGACGCGGCCGCCGAACTGGGGTTCGTGTTCATGTCCTCGCTCGCCGTCGACGCGGGGGTGCCACAGCGACTCGGGCTGCGCAAGAACGTCCTGCCCATCAAGTCCGTTCGCGGACTGCGCAAGTCGGACATGATCCGCAACAGCGCGCTGCCGCACGTGGAGGTCGACCCGCGGACCTTCGACGTGCGCGCCGACGGCGAACTGCTCACCGCGGAACCGGCTGTCACCGTGCCCTTCTCGAGAAGGTATCTGCTGCGATGA
- a CDS encoding urease accessory protein UreD has product MTHALDLTFADVGGRTVLTRRRYRWPLLIGRVFPDPVRRSVGSVIIQNAAGTVIPGDVVTQRIAVVDGGSAVVRGQGATTVSGVPGGAVAMEDSEIRVDATSRLQFEAAPRILTPHAHYRQRTRVCVSPGGRAVIVDAVVLHPELTDDVFGSYESLVEFAGPDGTLLALDAQRLGAMPRVRRAPTAFATVYLGGAGCDTTMTALTPEIESLSVLTGDRRLYVGVSDLPNGTGWAVRMAASDGGILRTAIATVTSVVAAQPVPA; this is encoded by the coding sequence GTGACGCACGCGCTCGATCTGACCTTCGCCGACGTCGGCGGACGCACGGTGCTGACCCGCCGCCGCTACCGCTGGCCGCTGCTGATCGGCCGGGTGTTCCCCGACCCGGTCCGGCGGTCGGTGGGCTCGGTGATCATCCAGAACGCCGCGGGCACCGTCATTCCCGGTGACGTCGTCACGCAGCGGATCGCGGTCGTCGACGGCGGGTCCGCGGTGGTCCGCGGGCAGGGCGCGACCACTGTCAGTGGAGTGCCCGGTGGCGCTGTCGCGATGGAGGACAGCGAGATTCGCGTCGATGCGACCAGTCGGCTGCAGTTCGAGGCGGCTCCGCGCATCCTCACCCCACACGCGCACTACCGGCAGCGCACCCGGGTGTGTGTCTCGCCGGGCGGCCGGGCGGTAATCGTGGACGCCGTGGTGTTGCACCCCGAACTCACCGATGACGTATTCGGCAGCTACGAGTCCCTTGTGGAGTTCGCCGGCCCTGACGGAACGCTGCTCGCACTGGATGCGCAGCGGCTGGGCGCCATGCCCCGGGTACGGCGTGCGCCAACGGCTTTTGCCACCGTGTACCTCGGCGGCGCCGGATGCGACACGACGATGACGGCGCTGACTCCGGAGATCGAATCACTGTCCGTCCTCACCGGCGACCGGCGTCTCTACGTCGGGGTGAGCGACCTGCCGAACGGCACCGGGTGGGCCGTGCGAATGGCCGCGTCCGACGGCGGAATCCTGCGGACCGCGATCGCGACGGTGACGTCCGTCGTCGCAGCGCAGCCCGTCCCGGCATGA
- a CDS encoding urease accessory protein UreF, translated as MTDLAQLLAAIRFGDSGFPSGGFAFSSGLEGSHRDGLVLDEEDVGAFAAEQLEGRWHTCDRVLMRQAWTAGDPAGVDALAEAVATMSVLREASRRAGAATLATFAAVLHTASGSTVTRYRDRVLTGSAPGHLAVAQAVCLRAAGLTLDTAETVAAWQALSGITGAALRLGIVGHLGAQRVTSALTPLLLTLLGREPPSTPATFTAYADIAAQRRGDGARLFAS; from the coding sequence ATGACCGACCTCGCTCAGCTGCTCGCCGCGATCCGGTTCGGCGACAGCGGCTTTCCCTCCGGCGGGTTCGCGTTCTCGTCGGGTCTGGAGGGTTCGCACCGAGACGGCCTGGTACTCGACGAGGAGGACGTGGGTGCCTTCGCGGCCGAACAGCTGGAAGGCCGGTGGCACACGTGCGATCGGGTGCTCATGCGTCAAGCGTGGACGGCGGGAGACCCTGCCGGTGTCGACGCCCTGGCGGAGGCCGTCGCGACGATGTCGGTGTTGCGGGAGGCGTCCCGGCGTGCCGGTGCGGCCACGCTCGCCACCTTTGCGGCGGTGCTCCACACGGCGTCGGGGTCCACTGTCACCCGGTACCGGGATCGGGTGCTGACGGGGTCCGCGCCGGGACACCTCGCGGTGGCGCAGGCGGTCTGCCTGCGCGCCGCCGGTCTGACGCTCGATACGGCGGAGACCGTCGCGGCGTGGCAGGCGCTGTCCGGGATCACCGGCGCGGCACTGCGCCTCGGCATCGTCGGACACCTCGGCGCCCAGCGCGTCACGTCCGCGCTGACGCCGTTGCTGCTCACCCTGCTCGGCCGCGAACCGCCCAGTACCCCGGCCACATTCACCGCCTACGCCGACATCGCCGCCCAGCGGCGCGGTGACGGTGCACGCCTGTTCGCCAGCTAG
- a CDS encoding CaiB/BaiF CoA-transferase family protein gives MTQPYDTTAYDPPLAGIRILDLSSGPMTAVGRLLADLGAHVTAVDLAGITADTQVGPRFGPVALATAINRLGVAPAAIDPSTPAGRHQWTGLLDTADILIEGSRPGSGAERRLAVDEIRAAHPGLVVLSLSDFGRDNDFSSWQATTPVLHALTSELSRSGIPGREPLIPPGEQLPYHVAAAQAAVAVLSVLLDRLRTGIGDRIDFAIVEGAMQALDPPFGTMGTASVGVPVAQQRRNWAAERLRYPIVPCSDGYIRICLLAKRQWHGMFEWMGRPEEFADPRFEGLRDRLTSAPLWAAIEAFCADKSRNDLERQGQQHGVPTAAVLSMTEALTTDQVTARGFFGDVEFSPGLVAPVPRGVVEIDGHRASTTTAPGGDDERPAGAPILLQRNRTDQGLPLEGLRVLDLGVIVVGADTGRLFGDLGADVIKIENAGFPDGMRPGRSLMNASFAGGHRNKRSIGIDLRAPEGQALAHRLVRDADVVLTNFKPGVAAGLAMDFDVLKSVNPGVVVVDSSAFGPTGPWAQRLGYGPLVRAAAGFTKQWVYPSDPDAFCDTVTVYPDHVSARIGVLAALSLLVRRERTGLGGAASIAQSEVMLSHLAAEIAGEALVRSGRVRSDVPTHDAPWGLFRADGDDDAWVAVTVRDDADWQALCRVLDRPDLAADPELKSRAGRDRNRTRIDAAVTEWTVRHPPTRGMELLQTAGVPAGAVMHAADLPGWDFYAQRRAFREELHPHGREPYVLENAQLHSERIADPPLGQAPLLGEQTIEIATTLLGLDEAAVADLLARGVLQTAPEAHRL, from the coding sequence ATGACCCAGCCCTACGACACCACCGCCTACGACCCTCCGCTGGCGGGCATCCGGATCCTCGACCTGTCCTCGGGACCCATGACCGCGGTCGGTCGTCTCCTCGCCGACCTCGGCGCGCACGTGACGGCGGTCGACCTGGCCGGCATCACCGCGGACACGCAGGTCGGTCCGCGGTTCGGACCGGTGGCGCTGGCGACCGCGATCAACCGGCTCGGTGTGGCACCCGCCGCCATCGACCCGTCCACCCCGGCGGGCCGGCACCAATGGACCGGATTGCTCGACACCGCCGACATCCTCATCGAGGGCTCCCGGCCGGGTTCCGGCGCCGAACGCCGTCTGGCGGTCGACGAGATCCGCGCCGCCCACCCGGGCCTGGTGGTGTTGTCGCTCAGCGACTTCGGCCGCGACAACGACTTCTCGAGTTGGCAGGCCACCACCCCGGTGCTGCACGCCTTGACCAGTGAGCTGTCCCGATCCGGTATCCCGGGCCGGGAGCCGCTGATCCCGCCGGGCGAGCAACTGCCGTACCACGTCGCGGCCGCCCAAGCGGCGGTCGCGGTGCTCAGCGTGCTGCTCGACCGGCTGCGCACCGGCATCGGCGACCGCATCGACTTCGCGATCGTCGAGGGCGCGATGCAGGCACTCGACCCGCCGTTCGGGACGATGGGGACGGCGTCGGTGGGAGTGCCCGTCGCTCAGCAGCGGCGCAATTGGGCAGCCGAGCGGCTGCGCTATCCGATCGTGCCCTGCTCCGACGGCTACATCCGGATCTGCCTGCTGGCCAAACGCCAGTGGCACGGGATGTTCGAATGGATGGGCCGCCCAGAGGAGTTCGCCGATCCCCGGTTCGAGGGTCTGCGGGATCGACTGACCTCGGCCCCGCTCTGGGCCGCCATCGAGGCGTTCTGCGCCGACAAGTCGCGCAACGACCTGGAACGTCAAGGGCAGCAACACGGTGTGCCGACCGCCGCGGTGCTGAGCATGACCGAGGCACTGACCACCGACCAGGTCACCGCGCGTGGTTTCTTCGGCGACGTCGAGTTCTCCCCCGGCCTCGTCGCTCCCGTTCCGCGCGGTGTCGTCGAAATCGACGGACACCGCGCGAGCACCACCACCGCACCCGGCGGCGACGACGAGCGGCCGGCCGGTGCGCCGATTCTGTTGCAGCGCAATCGGACCGACCAGGGTCTGCCGTTGGAAGGACTGCGGGTGCTCGACCTCGGCGTGATCGTCGTCGGCGCCGACACGGGGCGGCTCTTCGGTGATCTCGGCGCCGATGTCATCAAGATCGAGAACGCGGGGTTCCCGGACGGCATGCGCCCTGGCCGCAGCCTGATGAACGCGAGCTTTGCGGGCGGGCATCGCAACAAGCGCTCGATCGGCATCGATCTGCGGGCCCCCGAAGGCCAGGCCCTGGCGCACCGATTGGTGCGCGACGCCGACGTTGTGCTGACGAACTTCAAACCCGGCGTCGCGGCGGGACTCGCCATGGACTTCGACGTGCTGAAATCGGTCAACCCCGGTGTCGTGGTCGTGGACAGTTCGGCGTTCGGCCCCACCGGTCCGTGGGCACAGCGCCTCGGCTACGGCCCACTGGTCCGCGCGGCTGCCGGCTTCACGAAGCAGTGGGTCTACCCGTCGGATCCGGATGCGTTCTGCGACACCGTCACCGTGTATCCCGACCACGTGAGTGCCCGTATCGGCGTCCTGGCCGCACTGAGCCTGCTGGTGCGCCGCGAACGCACCGGCCTCGGCGGCGCGGCCAGCATCGCGCAGTCCGAGGTGATGCTCAGCCACCTCGCCGCCGAGATCGCCGGCGAGGCGCTCGTCCGCAGCGGCCGCGTACGCTCCGACGTCCCTACGCACGACGCACCGTGGGGTCTGTTCCGCGCGGACGGCGACGACGATGCGTGGGTGGCCGTCACCGTCCGCGACGACGCCGACTGGCAGGCGCTCTGCCGGGTGCTCGACCGCCCCGACCTGGCAGCCGACCCGGAGCTGAAGTCCCGCGCCGGCCGGGACCGCAACAGAACCCGCATCGATGCGGCCGTGACCGAATGGACGGTGCGCCACCCACCCACCCGCGGCATGGAGCTCCTGCAGACCGCCGGCGTGCCCGCGGGCGCCGTCATGCACGCCGCCGACCTGCCCGGGTGGGATTTCTACGCGCAGCGCCGCGCCTTCCGCGAGGAGCTGCATCCGCACGGCAGGGAGCCGTACGTCCTGGAGAACGCCCAGCTGCACTCCGAGCGGATCGCCGACCCGCCGCTGGGCCAGGCGCCTCTGCTCGGTGAGCAGACCATCGAGATCGCCACCACGCTGCTCGGTCTCGACGAGGCGGCCGTGGCTGATCTGCTCGCCCGCGGCGTACTGCAGACGGCACCGGAGGCACATCGGCTCTGA
- the ureB gene encoding urease subunit beta translates to MNLTPTEIERLTLFSAAEMARRNLREGIVLSHPEVVALLADEVMLAARKNLAYDAVIDHATTLLRAEQCEPGVPDMVRIVAVDAPFPDGTKLVTLIDPITPAASDIRPGEVIVGDDPVELFPGAERITLTVVNRGDRDIQVRSQAHFFETNPALEFDRRASWGHKLDVPSGGGVRFEPGIPVDVQLIPMAGARVAQGFSGLVDGALDADGALEAALTGGAS, encoded by the coding sequence GTGAACCTGACCCCCACCGAGATCGAGCGCCTCACGCTGTTCAGCGCGGCGGAGATGGCCCGGCGCAACCTGCGTGAAGGGATTGTCCTGAGCCACCCGGAGGTGGTGGCCCTGCTCGCCGACGAAGTGATGCTCGCCGCCCGCAAGAACCTGGCCTACGACGCGGTGATCGACCATGCCACGACGCTCCTGCGCGCCGAGCAGTGCGAACCGGGCGTACCGGACATGGTGCGCATCGTGGCCGTCGACGCCCCGTTCCCCGACGGCACGAAGTTGGTGACGCTGATCGACCCGATCACCCCGGCGGCCAGCGACATCCGTCCCGGCGAGGTCATCGTCGGTGACGACCCGGTCGAACTGTTCCCCGGCGCCGAGCGGATCACGCTGACCGTGGTCAATCGCGGTGACCGGGACATCCAGGTGCGCAGCCAGGCCCACTTCTTCGAGACCAATCCGGCGCTCGAGTTCGACCGCCGTGCCTCGTGGGGGCACAAACTCGACGTGCCCTCCGGCGGGGGTGTCCGATTCGAACCCGGCATCCCGGTGGACGTGCAGTTGATCCCGATGGCCGGCGCCCGCGTCGCCCAGGGCTTCTCGGGTCTGGTCGACGGCGCTCTCGACGCCGACGGCGCACTCGAGGCGGCCCTGACAGGAGGAGCATCGTGA
- a CDS encoding amidase, whose amino-acid sequence MELYELPMIEVAAKIKAREVSPVEVVNSSLARLEETEPTLTAFVTTTPEIALEQARIAEKEIGDGEYRGPLHGIPLGVKDLYDTAGVLTTSSSAQRADYVPDADAVSVAKLYDAGMILIGKTHTHEFAYGATTPTTGNPWAPDRTPGGSSGGSGAAVGAGVVPVALGSDTGGSIRIPAALCGTVGLKPTYGRAPRVGVASLSWSLDHVGPLSRNVIDSALVMAAMSGYDRRDPATVDIPVPDMVSEIGAGVAGKKIGIPTNYYTEQLDPETAAAAGASAALLESLGAELVEVTIPMADVILATEWAIMMPEAAAYHQDYLRNSPEKYTDEVRTLLETGAAQLATDYVNALRLRTLMQAAWKEMFSAIDVLLAPTVVAPATLRADPFITWPDGTVEGATGAYVRYSAPANITGLPSLSVPAGFTSGGLPLGVQILGKPFAEPEILQVGYALEQNSDVVGRIAPVLAGAA is encoded by the coding sequence GTGGAACTCTACGAACTCCCGATGATCGAGGTTGCGGCGAAGATCAAGGCCAGGGAGGTATCACCGGTCGAGGTCGTCAACTCGTCGTTGGCTCGGCTCGAGGAGACCGAGCCGACGTTGACCGCGTTCGTCACCACCACTCCTGAGATCGCCCTCGAGCAGGCGAGGATCGCCGAGAAGGAGATCGGTGACGGCGAGTACCGGGGGCCGTTGCACGGTATCCCGCTCGGCGTCAAGGATCTCTACGACACCGCCGGGGTGCTGACCACGTCCAGTTCGGCACAACGCGCCGACTACGTGCCCGATGCCGACGCGGTGTCGGTGGCGAAGCTCTACGACGCGGGCATGATCCTGATCGGCAAAACCCACACCCACGAGTTCGCTTACGGGGCAACAACTCCCACCACCGGAAATCCGTGGGCGCCGGACCGCACACCGGGTGGCTCCAGCGGTGGCTCAGGTGCTGCGGTCGGCGCAGGCGTGGTGCCCGTCGCCCTCGGCAGCGACACCGGTGGCTCGATCCGTATCCCGGCGGCGCTCTGCGGCACCGTCGGGCTGAAACCCACCTACGGTCGTGCCCCGCGCGTCGGGGTCGCCTCACTGTCGTGGTCGCTCGACCACGTGGGCCCGTTGAGCCGCAACGTGATCGACTCGGCGTTGGTGATGGCGGCGATGTCGGGATATGACCGCCGAGACCCGGCCACCGTCGACATCCCCGTGCCCGACATGGTGAGCGAGATCGGCGCCGGGGTCGCCGGGAAGAAGATCGGCATCCCGACCAACTACTACACCGAACAGCTCGACCCCGAGACCGCCGCAGCCGCCGGCGCCTCCGCCGCTCTGCTCGAAAGCCTCGGCGCGGAGCTGGTCGAGGTGACGATCCCGATGGCCGACGTCATCCTCGCCACGGAGTGGGCGATCATGATGCCCGAGGCCGCCGCCTACCATCAGGACTACCTGCGCAACTCACCGGAGAAATACACCGACGAAGTGCGCACGCTGCTCGAGACGGGCGCCGCGCAGCTGGCCACCGACTACGTCAACGCGTTGCGATTGCGCACGCTGATGCAGGCGGCGTGGAAGGAGATGTTCTCGGCGATCGACGTGCTGCTGGCCCCGACCGTGGTCGCCCCCGCCACCCTGCGCGCCGACCCGTTCATCACCTGGCCCGACGGCACCGTCGAGGGGGCGACCGGTGCGTACGTGCGCTATTCGGCACCGGCCAACATCACCGGGCTACCGTCGCTGTCGGTGCCCGCCGGCTTCACCTCCGGAGGTCTTCCGCTCGGGGTGCAGATCCTCGGCAAGCCGTTCGCCGAACCCGAGATCCTGCAGGTCGGCTATGCGCTCGAGCAGAATTCGGACGTGGTCGGCAGGATTGCCCCGGTGCTCGCCGGGGCCGCCTGA
- the ureG gene encoding urease accessory protein UreG, which translates to MTLKAARIGIGGPVGSGKTALVEALLAGFARRGRVVSVITNDLVTAEDAERVRRSGLIDPRRVRAVEAGGCPHTVIREDPSLNIAAADALEAEFPDTEMILLESGGDNLASTFSRDLVDYWLFVIDVAGGDDIPRKRGPGVVRCDLLVVNKVDLAPYVGVDLPLMLKEADDVRGGRPVLAISARGGDGVEALMDVLEREVLFV; encoded by the coding sequence ATGACGTTGAAGGCCGCGCGTATCGGCATCGGGGGGCCGGTCGGTTCGGGGAAGACCGCACTCGTCGAGGCGCTGCTGGCCGGATTCGCCCGCCGCGGCCGCGTCGTCTCAGTCATAACGAACGATCTGGTGACCGCCGAGGACGCCGAACGGGTGCGCCGGTCCGGGCTGATCGACCCACGCCGGGTGCGTGCCGTCGAAGCCGGCGGCTGCCCGCACACCGTGATCCGCGAGGACCCGTCGCTCAACATCGCCGCCGCCGACGCCTTGGAGGCCGAGTTCCCCGACACCGAGATGATCCTGCTCGAATCCGGAGGTGACAACCTCGCCTCCACGTTCTCCCGGGACCTGGTGGACTACTGGCTGTTCGTGATCGACGTGGCCGGCGGCGACGACATCCCTCGCAAGCGCGGACCGGGTGTGGTGCGGTGTGATCTGTTGGTGGTCAACAAGGTCGACCTGGCGCCGTATGTCGGGGTGGACCTGCCGTTGATGCTCAAGGAGGCCGACGACGTCCGTGGCGGCCGCCCGGTCCTCGCGATCAGCGCCCGCGGCGGCGACGGCGTCGAGGCGCTGATGGACGTGCTCGAACGGGAAGTGCTGTTCGTGTGA
- the ureE gene encoding urease accessory protein UreE produces MHILDRIVGWADDEAVADCLHELRHRHAVEYVHLDAADLDRKRLRVTSDVGAEYAVVLPRDTALADGAVLLLEAGRAVVVRAGAPQTMVLRAADLPAALRLGFLAGHLHWKIDQRGDTLVVHLEGPESDYTARIADLLASGGVERVPHA; encoded by the coding sequence ATGCACATCCTCGACCGCATCGTCGGGTGGGCCGACGACGAGGCCGTCGCGGATTGCCTGCACGAACTGCGGCACCGGCACGCCGTCGAATACGTGCACCTCGACGCCGCTGACCTGGACCGCAAGCGACTCCGCGTCACCTCGGACGTGGGCGCCGAGTACGCGGTGGTGCTGCCGCGGGACACCGCGCTCGCCGACGGGGCGGTGCTGTTGCTCGAGGCCGGCCGCGCTGTGGTCGTGCGAGCCGGCGCACCGCAGACCATGGTGCTGCGGGCGGCCGACCTGCCCGCAGCGCTTCGGCTGGGGTTCCTCGCCGGGCACCTGCACTGGAAGATCGATCAGCGCGGGGACACCCTCGTCGTTCATCTCGAGGGGCCGGAGTCCGACTACACCGCGCGCATCGCCGACCTGCTCGCGAGCGGCGGGGTCGAACGGGTGCCGCACGCATGA